One window from the genome of Thermus sediminis encodes:
- the ftsZ gene encoding cell division protein FtsZ produces MEGAVIKVVGLGGAGNNAVNRMIEAGLNGVEFIAANTDAQVLAKSLADIRIQLGERLTRGLGAGANPEIGEKAALEAEDLIAEALEGGDLVFITAGMGGGTGTGSAPIVADIAKRLGALAVAVVTRPFSFEGPKRLKAAEEGIRRLKERVDAMVVVQNDRLLSAVDKKMSLKDAFLIADRVLYHGVKGITDVINLPGLINVDFADVKALLEGAGQVLMGIGAGRGENRVEEAAKTATTSPLLERSIEGAKRLLLNVVGSEDLSLMEAAEVVERVREATGHEDVDILYGVTYDDRAQDELRVILIAAGFGESTVVPRPARALDFPAHADAYNFEIPAFIRYGDGDFPPKRGN; encoded by the coding sequence ATGGAAGGAGCAGTCATCAAGGTCGTCGGGCTGGGTGGCGCAGGGAACAACGCAGTGAACCGTATGATCGAGGCAGGCCTAAACGGGGTGGAGTTCATCGCCGCCAACACCGACGCCCAGGTGTTGGCGAAAAGCCTGGCGGACATCCGCATCCAGCTGGGGGAGCGGCTCACCCGGGGCCTGGGGGCAGGGGCCAACCCCGAGATCGGGGAAAAAGCGGCCCTCGAGGCCGAGGACCTCATCGCCGAAGCCCTGGAGGGAGGGGACCTGGTCTTCATCACCGCCGGGATGGGGGGCGGCACGGGCACAGGAAGCGCCCCCATCGTGGCCGATATCGCCAAGCGCCTGGGGGCCCTGGCCGTGGCCGTGGTGACCCGCCCCTTTAGCTTTGAGGGTCCCAAGCGCCTCAAGGCGGCGGAGGAGGGTATCCGGCGCCTGAAGGAGCGGGTGGACGCCATGGTGGTGGTGCAGAACGACCGCCTTCTCTCCGCCGTGGACAAGAAGATGAGCCTCAAGGATGCCTTCCTGATCGCCGACCGGGTCCTCTACCATGGGGTGAAGGGCATCACCGACGTCATCAACCTGCCGGGCCTCATCAACGTGGACTTCGCCGACGTCAAGGCTCTCCTGGAGGGGGCAGGCCAGGTGCTCATGGGCATCGGCGCCGGGCGCGGGGAGAACCGGGTGGAGGAGGCGGCCAAGACCGCCACCACGAGTCCCCTTCTGGAACGCTCCATCGAAGGGGCCAAGCGCCTCCTCCTCAACGTGGTGGGTTCCGAGGACCTCTCCCTCATGGAGGCGGCCGAGGTGGTGGAGAGGGTGCGGGAGGCCACAGGCCACGAGGACGTGGACATCCTCTACGGGGTCACCTACGACGACCGCGCCCAGGACGAGCTTCGGGTCATCCTGATCGCCGCCGGGTTTGGGGAGAGCACCGTGGTGCCCAGGCCGGCCCGGGCCCTGGACTTCCCCGCCCATGCGGACGCCTACAACTTCGAAATCCCCGCTTTTATCCGTTACGGGGACGGGGACTTCCCTCCCAAGAGGGGGAACTAA
- a CDS encoding Mur ligase family protein produces MILVYGLGRSGLGVLRFLKKRGLPARFYDDQPREEEVVQATALGFAPDFELQGVYREVVAAPGVPLAHPNLEALRERGALVLGEAELAFRFSSTPIIGITGTAGKTTATLFTAHLLRGQGVRALEGGNVDPPLVSVVDEAEVAVAELSSFQLERIHAFRPRVAVLLNLGVDHLDRHGSLEAYHAAKLNLLKNLTPEDALVYNEQDPKVREAALLSPARRHPFTPGESPKETNLRAALEATRAYLDFLGRPLDEAALRESLQTLPEPPHRFQAFAKKGSVVFIDDSIATRTASVAAALKAAPAPIAWILGGEDKGADLEALRPLLPRVRVVLAIGRDGPRMAEALGGGVEVVAIPEREGREAMRQAVVEALKRLEEGSVLLAPLAASFDQFRNYRDRAQAFREAVFALGGEPWTPSTS; encoded by the coding sequence ATGATCCTGGTCTATGGCCTGGGGCGCAGCGGTCTTGGGGTCCTCCGCTTCCTGAAGAAGCGGGGGCTTCCCGCCCGCTTCTACGACGACCAGCCCAGGGAAGAGGAGGTGGTGCAGGCCACCGCCTTGGGCTTTGCCCCCGACTTTGAGCTCCAAGGGGTCTACCGGGAGGTGGTGGCCGCCCCTGGGGTGCCTCTGGCTCACCCTAACCTGGAGGCCCTGCGGGAAAGGGGGGCGTTGGTCCTGGGGGAGGCGGAGCTGGCCTTCCGCTTCTCCTCCACGCCCATCATCGGCATCACCGGCACCGCGGGGAAGACCACCGCCACCCTCTTCACCGCCCACCTCCTCAGGGGGCAGGGGGTAAGGGCCCTGGAGGGGGGCAACGTGGATCCCCCCCTGGTGAGCGTGGTGGACGAGGCGGAGGTGGCGGTGGCCGAGCTTTCCAGCTTCCAGCTGGAGCGCATCCACGCCTTCCGCCCCCGGGTGGCCGTCCTCCTGAACCTCGGGGTGGACCACCTGGACCGGCACGGGAGTTTAGAGGCCTACCACGCCGCCAAGCTGAACCTCCTCAAAAACCTCACCCCCGAGGACGCCCTGGTCTATAACGAACAAGACCCCAAAGTGCGGGAGGCCGCCCTCCTCTCCCCTGCCCGGCGCCACCCCTTCACCCCGGGGGAAAGCCCCAAGGAGACGAACCTCAGGGCGGCCCTGGAGGCCACCCGGGCCTACCTGGACTTCCTGGGAAGGCCCTTGGACGAGGCCGCCCTAAGGGAGAGCCTCCAGACCCTCCCCGAGCCCCCCCACCGGTTCCAGGCCTTCGCCAAAAAGGGCAGCGTGGTCTTCATCGACGACTCCATCGCCACCCGCACCGCTTCGGTGGCCGCGGCCCTTAAGGCCGCCCCCGCCCCCATCGCCTGGATCCTGGGGGGGGAGGACAAGGGGGCGGACCTCGAGGCCCTAAGGCCCCTCCTCCCCCGGGTCCGGGTGGTCCTGGCCATCGGCCGGGACGGGCCCAGGATGGCGGAGGCCCTGGGAGGAGGGGTGGAGGTGGTGGCCATTCCGGAAAGGGAGGGAAGGGAGGCCATGAGGCAGGCGGTGGTTGAGGCTCTGAAGCGCCTGGAGGAGGGGAGCGTCCTCCTGGCTCCCCTGGCCGCCAGCTTCGATCAGTTCCGGAACTACCGGGACCGCGCCCAGGCCTTCCGGGAAGCGGTCTTCGCCTTGGGAGGTGAGCCTTGGACCCCGTCTACCTCCTAG
- a CDS encoding UDP-N-acetylmuramate dehydrogenase, producing MRVERVLLKDHTTLGVGGPAELWTVETREELMRATEAPYRVLGNGSNLLVLDEGVPERVIRLSGEFQEHDLRGWVGAGVLLPLLVQEAARAGLSGLEGLLGIPAQVGGAVKMNAGTRFGEMADALEAVEIFHEGAFHLYTPGELGFGYRQSRLPPGGIVTRVRLRLRERPLEEIRRRMEEVDAARKGQPKRKSAGCAFKNPPGQSAGRLIDERGLKGLRVGDAMVALEHGNFIVNLGQATAKEVLELLRHIQEELPLELEWEVWP from the coding sequence ATGAGGGTTGAGCGCGTTCTCCTCAAGGACCACACCACCCTGGGAGTAGGGGGCCCAGCGGAGCTTTGGACCGTGGAGACCCGGGAGGAGCTCATGAGGGCCACCGAGGCTCCCTACCGGGTCCTGGGCAACGGTTCCAACCTCCTGGTCCTGGACGAAGGGGTCCCGGAGCGGGTCATCCGCCTCTCCGGGGAGTTCCAGGAGCATGACCTGAGGGGCTGGGTGGGGGCCGGGGTTCTCCTCCCCCTCCTGGTGCAGGAGGCAGCTAGGGCGGGGCTTTCTGGCCTCGAGGGCCTCCTGGGCATCCCCGCCCAGGTGGGGGGCGCGGTGAAGATGAACGCGGGCACCCGCTTCGGGGAGATGGCGGACGCCCTGGAGGCGGTGGAGATCTTCCACGAGGGGGCCTTCCACCTCTACACCCCGGGGGAGCTGGGCTTCGGCTACCGACAAAGCCGCCTCCCCCCGGGGGGCATCGTGACCCGGGTGAGGCTGAGGCTAAGGGAGCGCCCCCTGGAGGAGATCAGGCGGCGGATGGAGGAGGTGGACGCCGCCAGGAAGGGCCAACCCAAGCGTAAGAGCGCCGGCTGCGCCTTCAAGAACCCCCCAGGCCAGTCCGCGGGCCGCCTCATAGACGAGCGGGGCCTCAAGGGCCTGAGGGTAGGAGACGCCATGGTGGCCCTAGAGCACGGCAACTTCATCGTCAACCTGGGCCAGGCCACAGCCAAGGAGGTGCTGGAGCTCCTCAGGCACATTCAAGAGGAGCTTCCCTTGGAACTGGAGTGGGAGGTCTGGCCATGA
- a CDS encoding crossover junction endodeoxyribonuclease RuvC: MIVLGIDPGITHLGLGVVEVNRAEGRGTLKARLLCGEVVRTSHKERPQERVGRIHARVREALLAFHPEALAVEEQYFYRQNELAYKVGWALGAVLVAAYELGVPVYAYGPMQVKQALAGHGHATKEEVALMVRSLLGLEETPKPSHLADALAIALTHAFYARLGAGKSF, encoded by the coding sequence GTGATCGTCTTGGGGATTGACCCTGGCATCACCCACCTGGGCCTCGGGGTGGTGGAGGTAAACAGGGCGGAAGGGAGGGGAACCCTAAAGGCTCGCCTCCTCTGCGGGGAGGTAGTCAGGACCTCCCACAAGGAAAGGCCTCAGGAGCGGGTGGGCCGGATCCACGCCCGGGTGAGGGAGGCCCTTCTCGCCTTTCATCCCGAGGCCTTGGCGGTGGAGGAGCAGTACTTCTACCGGCAGAACGAGCTGGCCTACAAGGTGGGTTGGGCCCTAGGGGCAGTGCTGGTAGCGGCCTACGAACTGGGGGTGCCCGTTTACGCCTACGGGCCCATGCAGGTCAAGCAGGCCCTGGCGGGGCACGGCCACGCGACCAAAGAGGAGGTGGCCCTCATGGTGCGAAGCCTCCTGGGCCTCGAGGAAACCCCCAAGCCCAGCCATCTGGCGGACGCCTTGGCCATCGCCCTCACCCACGCCTTCTACGCCCGCTTGGGCGCAGGTAAATCCTTCTAA
- a CDS encoding phospho-N-acetylmuramoyl-pentapeptide-transferase, whose translation MALALILSWFLTAVWIAFMKGLGLGKRVRQDGPQSHLAKEGTPSMGGVAFLLAAFLAYWALGRDDLWGLWLLGLGFALLGLLDDLSGSFRKPLRAREKLALQTLMALVFALWAVQQVAYTPWPLLDVLLILLALVGAANAFNFTDGLDGLLASVVAVLLLPFYPYPFAQTLLGGVLGFLWHNAPRAKVFMGDTGSQALGAMVAGLFVLTGKLWLLPLAAIVPVLEVLSVVVQVLYFRRTGRRLLRMSPLHHHLELSGWEEGKIVFRFALLTALATALAFGGSL comes from the coding sequence ATGGCCCTAGCCCTGATCCTCTCCTGGTTTCTCACCGCGGTCTGGATCGCCTTCATGAAGGGTCTGGGGCTGGGCAAGCGGGTGCGCCAGGACGGCCCCCAAAGCCACCTGGCCAAGGAGGGCACCCCCAGCATGGGCGGGGTGGCCTTCCTCCTCGCCGCCTTCCTGGCCTACTGGGCCCTGGGAAGGGACGACCTTTGGGGGCTTTGGCTTCTTGGCCTCGGCTTCGCCCTCCTGGGCCTTTTGGACGATCTCTCGGGAAGTTTCAGAAAGCCCCTTAGGGCCCGGGAGAAGCTGGCCCTGCAAACCCTCATGGCCCTGGTCTTCGCCCTCTGGGCCGTGCAGCAGGTGGCCTACACCCCCTGGCCCCTCCTGGACGTCCTCCTCATCCTCCTCGCGCTCGTGGGGGCAGCCAACGCCTTCAACTTCACCGACGGCTTGGACGGGCTGCTGGCCTCGGTGGTCGCCGTTCTCCTCCTCCCCTTCTACCCCTACCCCTTCGCCCAGACCCTCCTCGGGGGGGTGCTGGGCTTCCTCTGGCACAACGCCCCCAGGGCCAAGGTCTTTATGGGGGACACGGGGAGCCAGGCCCTGGGGGCCATGGTGGCAGGGCTTTTCGTCCTCACGGGCAAGCTTTGGCTTCTGCCCCTGGCGGCCATCGTCCCGGTCCTCGAGGTGCTCTCGGTGGTGGTCCAGGTCCTCTACTTCCGCCGCACCGGGAGGAGGCTTCTTCGCATGAGCCCCCTGCACCACCACCTGGAGCTATCCGGATGGGAGGAGGGCAAGATCGTCTTCCGCTTCGCCCTCCTCACCGCCTTGGCCACGGCCTTGGCCTTTGGGGGTAGCCTATGA
- a CDS encoding FtsW/RodA/SpoVE family cell cycle protein: protein MDPVYLLAGLLLLAFGLIGVGVAEPELLGSHILRVGTAILAMALGVLLSPRLLLRHAFGLHLFTLFLLVLVLALGDGPGGVRRWFYLGPVAFQPSELAKLSLVFYLASFVGRKGNDNPILGPAFLVGSAVGLVLVQPDFATALFLLTLGSLLFILAGVPWRRLFAIALAGTLVLAPFSGVYLSRFAYVSERFSGFLSYLRGEANPREAAYQVVQAQKALLLAGPLGQGPGGTLPHLPEAHNDMVFASVVFATGWLGGLIVLFLYLLLLLKGLAICLRLQGPGSLVAMGLTLYLTLQAALHIGVTVGFLPVTGMPLPLVSYGGSSLLVSGLALGALMRLSREAAAKEVRRWSS from the coding sequence TTGGACCCCGTCTACCTCCTAGCCGGCCTCCTCCTCCTGGCCTTCGGCCTCATAGGGGTAGGGGTGGCGGAGCCGGAACTGCTGGGAAGCCACATCCTCAGGGTGGGGACGGCCATCCTGGCCATGGCCCTGGGGGTCCTCCTCTCCCCTAGGCTTCTCCTGCGCCACGCCTTCGGCCTCCACCTCTTCACCCTCTTCCTCCTGGTCCTGGTCCTGGCCTTGGGGGACGGGCCCGGAGGGGTTCGGCGCTGGTTCTACCTGGGGCCCGTGGCCTTCCAGCCCTCGGAGTTGGCCAAGCTGAGCCTGGTCTTCTACCTGGCCTCCTTCGTGGGCCGCAAGGGCAACGACAACCCCATCCTGGGCCCGGCCTTCCTGGTGGGGAGCGCCGTGGGCCTGGTCCTGGTCCAGCCCGACTTCGCCACCGCCCTCTTCCTCCTCACCTTGGGAAGCCTGCTCTTCATCCTGGCAGGGGTGCCCTGGAGGCGGCTTTTCGCCATCGCCTTGGCGGGAACCCTGGTCCTCGCCCCCTTTTCCGGGGTCTACCTAAGCCGCTTCGCCTACGTCTCCGAGCGCTTCAGCGGCTTCCTCAGTTACCTACGGGGGGAGGCCAACCCCAGGGAAGCCGCCTACCAGGTGGTCCAGGCCCAAAAGGCCCTCCTCCTGGCCGGACCCCTGGGCCAGGGGCCCGGAGGCACCCTCCCCCACCTACCCGAGGCCCACAACGACATGGTCTTCGCCAGCGTGGTCTTCGCCACGGGCTGGTTGGGGGGGCTTATCGTCCTCTTCCTCTACCTCCTCCTCCTTCTCAAGGGGTTGGCCATCTGCCTGAGGCTTCAAGGCCCCGGAAGCCTGGTGGCCATGGGCCTCACCCTCTACCTCACCCTCCAGGCCGCCTTGCACATCGGGGTCACGGTGGGCTTCCTGCCGGTGACCGGGATGCCCCTGCCCCTGGTCTCCTACGGGGGGAGCTCCCTTCTGGTCTCGGGCTTGGCCTTGGGGGCCCTCATGCGCCTCTCCCGGGAGGCTGCGGCCAAGGAGGTGCGAAGATGGTCCTCTTGA
- a CDS encoding cell division protein FtsQ/DivIB, with translation MAFMRAILAFLLLATLYVASLVVFPVEEVAVEGLNHLKEAEVLAKARLHPGEAWLWVFPSRLTPLHQDPWIAEARLEKPRPGVVRLLLWERRPFLPLPDGSALAEDGTLLPGGAPLAEGPRVEGKGPLPTKDLLDLAWAYPEAKALRYTPAGFWVELGESTLFAPEARLLLEYAQAERVLGSRVYLYPWGVSVGP, from the coding sequence ATGGCCTTTATGAGGGCGATCCTGGCCTTCCTCCTCCTCGCCACCCTCTACGTGGCCAGCCTGGTCGTCTTCCCCGTGGAGGAGGTGGCCGTGGAGGGGCTCAACCACCTCAAGGAGGCGGAGGTCCTGGCCAAGGCCCGCCTCCACCCAGGGGAGGCCTGGCTCTGGGTCTTCCCCAGCCGCCTCACCCCCCTCCACCAAGACCCCTGGATCGCCGAGGCCCGCCTGGAAAAGCCAAGGCCGGGGGTGGTGCGCCTCCTCCTGTGGGAGCGTAGGCCCTTTCTCCCCCTCCCCGATGGCTCAGCCCTGGCGGAGGACGGCACCCTCCTTCCCGGAGGGGCCCCCCTGGCCGAGGGCCCTAGGGTGGAGGGTAAGGGCCCCTTGCCCACAAAGGACCTCCTCGACCTGGCCTGGGCCTACCCTGAGGCCAAGGCCCTCCGCTACACGCCAGCGGGCTTCTGGGTGGAACTTGGGGAAAGCACCCTCTTCGCCCCAGAGGCACGGCTTCTGCTAGAGTATGCCCAAGCGGAGCGAGTTTTGGGGAGCCGGGTTTACCTGTATCCTTGGGGGGTGAGCGTAGGCCCATGA
- the murC gene encoding UDP-N-acetylmuramate--L-alanine ligase has protein sequence MKRVHVMGVEGVGMSALAHLLLAEGVAVTGCDLAPGRRAEALGIPVYRGHDPDHLRDEDTLIVPTPIPLDHPEVEAARARGIRVLRRMELLAGLLGGKPSIGVTGTHGKTTTTGMLASILLEAGLDPWVFLGGELSLLPGNARYGGGPRLAEVDESDPLFQGVRVSVAVATNLEADHIAPPGQRAPNYHGSLEELKWAMRGFLEGAGVAVVPAFDPFLMELSQGIRRRLFGKGGEVWAERVELGPTGSRFLLVHKGRALGQASLQVPGAHNVQNALAAGLAALAFGLEAEAILRGLARFPGVGRRFQRVGEVKGALVVDDYAHHPTEVRATLEAAGYLGRRIRVLFQPHRLLRTQALWREFAEALAPAQEVVVLPVYTAGEKGEVSPEALSRRIAEALREKGVAARFLEGEEALAYARATARPEDLWLTLGAGDVTELARRLAHEG, from the coding sequence ATGAAGCGCGTGCACGTGATGGGCGTGGAAGGGGTGGGGATGAGCGCCCTGGCCCACCTCCTCCTGGCTGAAGGGGTGGCGGTCACCGGGTGCGATCTGGCCCCGGGCAGAAGGGCGGAGGCCCTGGGCATCCCCGTCTACCGCGGCCACGACCCCGACCATCTCCGGGACGAGGATACCCTCATCGTCCCCACCCCCATACCCCTAGACCACCCGGAGGTGGAGGCGGCCAGGGCCCGGGGCATCCGGGTGCTCAGGCGGATGGAACTCCTGGCGGGGCTGCTTGGGGGAAAGCCCTCCATAGGGGTCACGGGGACCCACGGCAAGACCACCACCACGGGGATGCTGGCCAGCATCCTCCTGGAAGCCGGCCTGGACCCCTGGGTCTTCCTGGGCGGAGAGCTCAGCCTCCTCCCCGGAAACGCGCGCTATGGCGGGGGCCCCCGCCTGGCGGAGGTGGACGAGTCGGACCCCCTCTTCCAGGGGGTGCGGGTCTCGGTGGCCGTGGCCACCAACCTCGAGGCCGACCACATCGCCCCCCCGGGCCAAAGGGCTCCCAACTACCACGGCAGTCTGGAAGAGCTAAAATGGGCCATGCGAGGCTTCCTGGAAGGGGCGGGAGTGGCGGTGGTCCCCGCTTTTGACCCTTTTCTTATGGAACTCTCCCAAGGAATCAGGCGAAGGCTCTTCGGGAAGGGCGGGGAGGTTTGGGCAGAGAGGGTGGAGCTTGGCCCCACGGGAAGCCGCTTCCTCCTGGTCCATAAGGGGCGGGCCCTGGGGCAGGCGAGCCTCCAGGTACCCGGGGCCCACAACGTGCAAAACGCCCTGGCCGCGGGCCTAGCCGCCCTGGCCTTCGGGTTGGAGGCGGAGGCCATCCTGCGGGGCCTCGCCCGCTTCCCTGGGGTGGGGCGGCGCTTCCAGAGGGTGGGCGAGGTGAAGGGAGCCTTGGTGGTGGACGACTACGCCCACCACCCCACGGAGGTGCGGGCCACCTTGGAGGCCGCGGGCTACCTGGGCCGCCGGATCCGCGTCCTCTTCCAGCCCCACCGCCTCCTGCGCACCCAGGCCCTATGGCGGGAGTTCGCAGAGGCCCTGGCCCCGGCCCAGGAGGTGGTGGTCCTGCCGGTCTACACCGCCGGGGAAAAAGGGGAGGTCTCCCCCGAGGCCCTAAGCCGCCGGATCGCTGAGGCCCTTAGGGAAAAAGGGGTGGCCGCCCGCTTCCTGGAGGGGGAGGAAGCCCTGGCCTACGCCCGGGCCACGGCCAGACCGGAGGACCTCTGGCTCACCCTGGGGGCTGGGGACGTGACGGAGCTTGCCCGGAGGCTTGCCCATGAGGGTTGA
- the ftsA gene encoding cell division protein FtsA encodes MIIAGLDVGSSKVTTVIGELAPDGILDIIGEGTVPSQGLRRGVVVNLERTTEAIRQSVHQAERVAGVRVERVVVGVGGPHLKSVTSHGLAAIRRGHSITEGDVERAIEQAKAYPFDGELELLHSLPLEFKIDGQEGIRDPVGMAGVRLEVDVHLVAAGRGPLTNLRRAVEEAGLEIEALVAQTLASGLGALGPEEEHMVLLLLDVGGGTTDVAVFREGRLAHSAVLPLGGDHVTQDIAQLLKIPFEEAERVKKKYGAALPELADPELVLEINQEGGSLGEVPAPELSRIIRPRLREILHLARQSVDEALGPLEIKVNRVVLTGGTALLRGFDLLARQQYGLPVRLGRPHGVSGLTDVVATPAHATAVGLVRYGATLPARPAVPRPRREKREKRDEGAQGTGIWARIKEIINNLF; translated from the coding sequence ATGATCATCGCTGGACTGGACGTAGGTAGCAGCAAGGTCACCACCGTGATCGGCGAGCTGGCCCCCGATGGGATTCTGGACATCATCGGGGAGGGAACCGTACCCTCCCAAGGCCTCAGGCGGGGGGTGGTGGTCAACCTGGAGCGCACCACAGAGGCCATCCGCCAAAGCGTCCACCAGGCCGAAAGGGTGGCCGGGGTCAGGGTGGAACGGGTGGTGGTAGGGGTGGGAGGGCCCCACCTCAAGAGCGTGACCAGCCACGGCCTGGCCGCCATCCGCCGCGGCCACAGCATCACCGAGGGGGACGTGGAAAGGGCCATTGAGCAGGCCAAGGCCTACCCCTTTGACGGGGAGCTGGAGCTCCTCCACAGCCTGCCCCTGGAGTTCAAGATTGATGGGCAGGAGGGGATCCGGGACCCCGTGGGCATGGCGGGGGTCCGCCTCGAGGTGGACGTGCACCTGGTGGCCGCGGGGAGGGGGCCCCTCACCAACCTGCGCCGGGCGGTGGAGGAGGCCGGGCTGGAGATCGAGGCCCTCGTGGCCCAAACCCTGGCCAGCGGCCTAGGGGCCCTAGGCCCAGAGGAGGAACACATGGTCCTCCTCCTCCTGGACGTGGGCGGGGGAACCACGGACGTGGCCGTCTTCCGCGAAGGGCGTTTGGCCCATTCGGCCGTCCTACCCCTGGGCGGGGACCACGTGACCCAGGACATCGCCCAGCTCCTGAAAATCCCCTTTGAGGAGGCGGAGCGGGTGAAGAAGAAGTATGGGGCGGCCCTGCCCGAGCTGGCCGACCCGGAGCTGGTCCTGGAGATCAACCAGGAAGGGGGTTCTCTGGGGGAGGTGCCCGCTCCGGAGCTTTCCCGCATCATCAGGCCCCGCCTGCGGGAGATCCTCCACCTGGCCCGCCAGTCCGTGGACGAGGCCCTGGGGCCTTTGGAGATCAAGGTGAACCGGGTGGTCCTCACCGGGGGGACGGCCCTCCTTCGGGGCTTTGACCTCCTGGCCCGGCAGCAGTATGGCCTGCCGGTGCGCCTGGGCAGGCCCCACGGGGTCTCCGGCCTTACGGACGTCGTGGCCACCCCCGCCCACGCCACCGCCGTGGGTCTGGTGCGCTACGGGGCCACCCTACCTGCCCGGCCCGCAGTGCCCCGGCCGAGGCGGGAGAAGAGGGAGAAGCGGGACGAAGGCGCGCAGGGCACGGGCATCTGGGCCCGCATCAAGGAAATCATCAACAACCTATTTTGA
- a CDS encoding UDP-N-acetylglucosamine--N-acetylmuramyl-(pentapeptide) pyrophosphoryl-undecaprenol N-acetylglucosamine transferase: protein MVLLTGGGTGGHLFPALAVAEELHRRGHPVFYLGAEGGLEAQILPKTPWPHALIPAGKLDRSGFRPGQAWKLMGGLSAARKVLLQVRPKAILSTGGYAGFPGSLVGALEGVPLLLHEQNARLGLALRLLAPLAKGLALSVPIALSPRLSPKARVLGYPVREVGYPKAEAKGRLGFDPGKPLLLVLGGSQGSLELNETLPPLLKPLGLPVLHQVGERWLGRFRHLEGEGYRVAGFLETPLAMSAADLLLSRAGAGTLAEAAFHRLPALLFPLAPSLDGGAQLANALAYERAGGAELARREALPEQIERILRNPGPYQEAMARLSPEGAAGRIADWLEGFL from the coding sequence ATGGTCCTCTTGACCGGAGGGGGGACGGGGGGGCACCTCTTCCCCGCCCTGGCCGTGGCCGAGGAGCTCCACAGGCGGGGGCATCCGGTCTTCTACCTAGGGGCCGAGGGGGGCCTCGAGGCCCAGATCCTCCCCAAGACCCCCTGGCCTCACGCCCTCATCCCCGCAGGGAAGCTGGACCGCAGCGGCTTCCGGCCTGGCCAAGCTTGGAAGCTCATGGGGGGCCTTTCCGCCGCCAGGAAGGTCCTCCTGCAGGTCCGCCCCAAGGCCATCCTTTCCACCGGGGGGTACGCGGGCTTCCCGGGGAGCCTGGTGGGGGCCCTCGAGGGGGTTCCCCTCCTCCTCCACGAGCAGAACGCCAGGCTGGGCCTGGCCCTCCGCCTCCTCGCCCCCCTGGCCAAAGGGCTAGCCCTCTCCGTGCCCATAGCCCTCTCCCCCAGGCTTTCCCCTAAGGCCCGGGTCCTGGGCTACCCCGTGCGGGAGGTGGGCTACCCCAAGGCGGAGGCCAAGGGGAGGCTGGGCTTTGACCCCGGGAAGCCCCTCCTCCTGGTCCTGGGGGGAAGCCAGGGGAGCCTGGAGCTCAACGAGACCCTCCCCCCCCTCCTCAAGCCCCTGGGCCTCCCCGTCCTCCACCAGGTGGGGGAGAGGTGGCTTGGCCGCTTCCGCCACCTGGAAGGGGAAGGCTACCGGGTGGCGGGTTTCCTGGAAACCCCCCTGGCCATGAGCGCCGCCGACCTCCTCCTCTCCCGGGCCGGGGCCGGCACCTTGGCCGAGGCCGCCTTCCACCGCCTCCCTGCCCTCCTCTTCCCCCTGGCTCCCAGCCTGGACGGGGGAGCCCAGCTGGCCAACGCCCTGGCCTACGAGCGGGCAGGGGGGGCAGAGCTGGCCCGGCGGGAGGCCCTGCCGGAGCAGATCGAGCGGATCCTGCGGAACCCAGGCCCCTACCAGGAGGCCATGGCCCGCCTTTCCCCCGAGGGGGCGGCGGGGAGGATCGCGGATTGGCTGGAGGGTTTCTTATGA